AGAAAAACTAAATGCAGTTGTTACGATTCCTTggcttttatttaaattatgaacattttgcagattctgtaatGCGTATGCAAACTTATGACCTCGATTGTACTGTCTCAGCAGTTCCCATTATGCTGCGATATGCAAATCTGCCTTACTTCCACTTCCAAAACGGGAACTAAAGACTTCATCATTTTCCccactttttctgtttttcatcacCTCCTGGTACTTGCACTCCTCTGGTGTGATGGTGTTCAGGATACCGCTCTCCAGGACCATAGGCTGGTCCTGCCACAGCGTCCTCTGGGTGGAAATCGGACTGCTTCGCAGACCTTCGGAGCCCGCACCCGAGCCGGTGCTGAGCCGCGGGGGTCCGTGATCCATCGGATAATCGGCGCTCGTCTTACTGATGCTGCGACACACCGTCTGCCGACGGATCTCCCTCGATATGAAGGTTTCGGTATAAATCTGGTACAGAAGGTCTGAATTGTGGACAAAATGGAAACAAACATATTGTGCATGGACTCTTTCATTTAAAGCAGCTCTCTGTTAAACGCCTTGTCATTGAATTAAAGGTGCAGTACGTAATTTCTTAATAGTATCCCTTGGCCATGTCATAAACATATAATTAACAAAAttatacgtacacacacacacacacaccgcagaTGAAATTTATTCCTAAACTATACGAGTAAACATGACAGTACTATCGTATTGAATTCTtcattaaaggtgcagtttgttgTTCTTAAATGTGGTCCCGGTGCTGTATGAACAATTTCAGAGATacctttaaattattattattattatttttaaatatgtataatatatgcGATATCTACTGCAAAGTATTGCTTCTAGGTTCTGCTTACAGACCAGGAATTAGCTCCACCCCCAGCCAAAACAGAGCTGCTCGGGTCTGAACTCTCTCTCAGAAGGCATACATAGATCCAAAACAGGGAGTGGGGTCAGATTCCAAAGAAGGTGAAGACTTACCATAGCTTTCATGGCAATTGCAATTTCTCACAGACAGACTGGGTAGATTACAAACCGCCCCTTTAAATCAATCCCTGCACCGACTGATCTAACAATTCTGCACAGACTTTTGAAATCGGTATCATTCATGCAAATTAGCATCATTTGGACCAAAGCTCTAAGCAGTGTGTTGTAGGAGGTCCTCCATTTCGATTTACACCAACAGCGCTGCAGAATTCTtgaatccgattggtcagaagatctTTACATTCATGAGCTCATTCGAATAcactatcgtttctatagtaacaactgaTACAGGGACTTGCATGATGGGCGagctactatactgtacataaagagATTAAAAGCatgtgtaatcgttgatatggtgacgttttctgtaaggagatgatTATTCGATACTGAgggaaggaaggagtctccagtgtcagtgtttacaACTTATCATTATACCAGCTACAAAATGGGCTGCCAAATTAAGGCGCTATGAAGTAAATATGGCGCGGTTTTACATGTAGAATTGATTTCTGTAGGAAAAAACACGGAAGCATGCATACCTTCCGGCATATGAGCCTCCATATCGACCGACTTCTGTCGAGCGAGGCCGGTAGATCGTCTGGGAACAGAAGCAAATCATACAGAATGCAGAAACTGTCCAGAAAAGGAAACGTACAGTACTATAACTATGAAGGATGCTATTACCTTTGCTCCTTGTTTTCAGCGTCTCCACTACAGCTTTGATCGTcttcgccttttttttttttttttttttaaattcatttatttttttttaaaaagaaaaaagacaagggattaaaaatgacaaacgtaCAACGCAGTGCATTACAACAACACTCACGTCCATATCCTTCACGCACGTTTTGCGATAATTAGCATATTAACAGAAGCCACGTGGCAGGCTACGTCCGTGACCGGTGGATAAAAATCAAAGGAAATACGTCGGTCGAGAAGGAAGTTTGTGTCCAAAGTTTTACACAGCCTCAAAAATACGCACGGCGCGAGTGCGGTAAAATAACCACAGCCGTCATTACAGCTCCTCAAGTGCTCGTCTACTGTCTAGTCACACTTCTGATCGGTCACAAGGTGATGATTACTCTTCTAGATACTCTTAACGCACGGCCATTTCGACAGCTCATTCACGAGGAAGTTGCATGGaagacgctccacataatcgaAGATTGATaacaaactctttttttttttttttttaaacatcaaagTAAAACGGCTAACTGTTCATATTGTGAAGTTTTCCTTTAGCATtcaaggaaggagtctccagtgtcccaAGCCACATGCCTACAAGTGGATAGCAGGACTAATGAGCAACCTTCTTCTAGTCAAGAACCAGTTTTCATTGTATAGGGCTCTTGAGTTGAGCCATACGGTTATTTGGAGATTAAAGACGTTCTTTATGGttcattataggttcttcagagcagtgtatcggttcttcaaggtatcatcTGTTAACAGGTTAAACCGAACCCTATAAGGTTCCCTGTGGGACcggaaaaggttctcctgacctaactcttaagaaccttactttgcTTCCTTGAAGCACCGACTAAGGGTTTCTTCGAGAAGATTTGAGAACCTATGAGATCTTCAATGTTGTGAAGATCTTTAAAGCACCAGTCAATAGACGGTTCTGTTTGAACTTGAGAGTGcaacttaaaagggttctcctaCGGCAGCAGGCTGAAAAGGCCTTTTTGGTTACAGATTAAGATCAAGTTCATGCATATTTCATGATCGGGTTTGAGCGTACACATGTTTTATGAATACGAGTGATTAAGAATTGATTGTATAGGGGTGTTATGTCTTTCTCACCTTTACATGTCAGAGAGAGGTTGCTCAGGCATCTGGTCGGAGGAGGTGGcggtgctctgattggctgcaggCGTTCACTGGAACCCAGATCAACAGAAGGCAGCTTTGGGATTTGGAATGCTCCCGAAGATAGTGGAACCCTTCTGGGAACACATCTGCCTTTGGTTTTATCCAGAGGCATCCGGGGTGGAATGGCAGGAGGAGATTTGTCTTGGATATGGATTTCAGGCGTGGTAGAAGTGTTCTTGATTGTCTCTCTGGGAGGAACGATCAAATCGATCGTGGCTTCGTAGATATTCTCCTGCTCCGACGCGGAGTGGGTCTTGGTGAGGAGTTGTGGATGCTGGGGCAAAGAGTTGATGGATTGAAGCACAGCCTTGGGACCGGGGTCGGATTTCCTCCTCAGCTGTCGCTCGATGATACTCAGAGTGGCCTTGAACCTGGTTTTATTCGCGTCCTGGGATTCGTTCAGGCTGTGATCGGATTCTGAAGATGCGCTCTGAAACATGtctaattcttcttcttcgtcgtcgtcgtcgtcgtcgtcgtcgctCTCGCTTTCTTCTTCATTGACTACATCTTCGTCGGTCTGCTtgacctcctcttcctcttgctCCTTCTCGGATATCCGCACCCACGCCAGTTTCATGCCGGGACGCTGCAGGTGACACACGCAAGTGCAGCTCTTCTCACATCGAGGTTCAAGATCTGAGCTGGACCTTGCGCTCTGCTGCTCGAACTCTTTACCATCAGGAGCTGAAAGCGAGAAAAGATCGGTCAAAAGTTTTTACACCCCCACTCATTAAAGAACTTCATTTcgacacattttttttactatttcacACGAATAAGGAAGACACCACCTCTATGAAATAACAACACTGTGCCGTGACTAAAAACTACGTAAACATTATTCCTGATGAAGCTTCACACACTATCAGAATCTTTTCAAACATCTTCGTGAGGAGACACCTGTTAAATTTCTCAAATAGGCTGGACCTCGTCGGCTGGAAGGAAAACCACTGGTTTGGGGAAATCATTTAATTTTACGTAAAATGgcttgggtttcctccgggttctccggtttcctcctacaTGCTAGTACATGGATTGCCCCTTGGTGtaaaatcagtgtgtgtattCTCCGCCTTTTGCTCACCGTTCCCGGATGCACTCGGGATCCACCGacaccctgaccaggaaaaagcgcttactgaagatgaacgaatgaacaTTTTAAGTCGGAAATAAATATCTACATGGGTATGTCTAAGATATCGAAGAAAAGATAACGCAAACAGGTTGCCATAGTTACACTGGTAAGGCCTAGCTAGTATTGGCCTTACTGGAACATTAATGGTCCCTGTGTGTCTCTACTGgaaatttgttgccttctattggttgCATGTCATGTCTATACCAgcggtgtccaatcttatccggaaagttccggtgtgggtgcaggttttcattccaaccaagcagacgccacacctgagtctactgatagccaagatcaactgattaatcaggtggaatcaggtgtggctcctgcttggttggaatgaaaacctgcacccacaccggccctttccggataacaTTGGACACCTTGGGTCTATACCATTAAAGACCAATTCTGTTTATGGTTagttgatggtttgtaatggtatctgtagtggaaaccattagaaattcTGTCATTATTACTACCATGGTTAAtaattatacacattatacacactacTGGCTCATCCGAGCAACTTACAAAAGTGAGAGGGCATTTCAATGAGCTATTCTTATCCCCAAATGGCagggctgggatttgaactcatgaccttccgatccACTGAGCCACCGAGCTAGCAACTAACTGTCCATTCGAAATCTTTTACCAAAGCCGTGTGTGCATGTTCCCaagccaaacaaaaatatgacttCAAATTCTTTCTTGAAAATTGAGGCGCAGTGTGTGTAAATCTGCTGTAAGGAACGCTTCCAGTGCAAAAAAACGGTCACAGGAATGCGTTTAAAGCTAAAACGAAAGCTAATCTCCTTCTTAAATCCTTCAAGCCATGAGCTTTGTGTAACAAACAGCAAATAAGAACAAATCCTTCAGGGATCCTTCAGCAAAATCACGATACAAAGATTTACACAGCCGTGCTTCACTTAGACGGCAAACCCTGTAAAAGAAACACGTGTATCCGTTGGTATGGCGAACTTTTccgtaaggagacgtttatttacggaaggagtctccggtgtcagaacgttgtaacagtcagtaagtgtTGCTTGTTGGGTTTTTTCGCTAGTCTTGAGAGAAGGTCGTGGACGGAATAACTCTTTATAGCCAAGCGATAACAGGACCTAACTTGTTTTCTGTATGTTCCACAGCGTTAAACGCAACGAAAAACGGACAAAAAGTTAACGGACGCGTCGTTCATTAACACATAACGGCAAGTAGACATGATTTTTCAGCCATTTTGTATAAAAGGTGTACGTTTACTGGTTGGAGGACGACTCTGGACGCACGCTGAGCCATTATAAACCTACACTCACCCTCGTTCCTGTTTACACCCCAAACACGCACAAAAatcctccatccctcactcccaGCTGCTCAGACTACCTCCGGAAAAAAGTCAGAAGACGTGCAAATATTATTCTTTCCCGTGCGTTTCCTCAAGAAGATCTGTGCAATCCTGCCGAGAGAACGGATCCACTGACGCATAAACAGTCTACTACCAAATAAACACCGAGATCCGTTTGGCTGCTCCGTTATCAGCGCACTAATAAAACATGATCCTGGCAACACGTTTATAGTGAAATAAATGATCCGTTGTGTAATAATTACAGCGCAGTACTGCAGAATGCCACTGTCCAAGATGCTTTGCTGAACCAGACCGACCGGGTGTGTAGCTCCTAAATAAAGCACCTGGCACAAGAAAGGTGTTTAAACACTACAGTAGATCGTAACAACTAGATAGGGATTTAATTACCATCATCATCGTTTGGATtcgattattataattaattcataATTAGTAAGGCTAATCGACCGGTCACTAGTTACTAAATTACACCAGCCACTAACATTTATAATAGGGCGTGGCCCGTCGCGTAAAGATTTACGAGTGTAAACAACTTTGAATTCTAAAGTCCTCCTTCGTTTCAAATTCGAACGTAGAGAAGTACTAAACGACCTCTTTTGGCCGGCCaacgattttaaaaaaaaacaatcactgtTCGACGGACGAAAGCCGACGTCTCGTGGATTTCGTGGCTAGCCTTTCTTGATGTTGCGTGATCATAGCTTCCACAACATGAGAATAATGAGAACTGCAACAAGCGCTAATAGAGGCCCATTGGGGCAGGAGTCACGCCGCTCCGTTCTCCGAGGAGGAGAAGCGGACAAACGAACAATCGAACAATGGATTTGCCAAACTGGGTTCGTTTAAAAATACGCCACACCCGCCACGGTCTTGTCTTATACGGTAGTAAATAATCGGAATGATATCTAATACAAACAAAGGTACAGTGTAAGTGTATCTGTGGTGTATAGAAGTACAGTATTTCTATTGTAATATACAAATAAGGAAAAGACTGGGAGAGGAGAAGGACGATAATGGAGGGAATACATTAGAAATGCGCGCGCACCACAGCGACCTTGTTTCTCTGTGCCGAGACTAAGAAAAAGAAGATCGAACGCATTTCCCTGTTCCCAAGTCGGAAGTTTTTGGGCTGGATTTCAGGAAGTTGAACAAATGTACGTATACAAACGCTCAAAACAAGCTGCCGGATAACTATACGCTGTCTGTTACGGGGTGATGCTAAAGATTCATAGATATTTCGAGGCTGCGTCGTCATTAATGTCATCCTGCAACACCTGTATCTATGTTCACGATGATCTATGTTCTGCTGATCTGAGTGCAAAAGGTCCGAGCGCAAAACTCCTGGACGAGACCGCGATCAgttcatgaaataaaagaaactACTTGTTAAATCACACGAGCTATTAAATTAGTGGATCGTCCGAGATTTTCCGCCGAcccgggccgagacgcgtcacgtgacgtcatcacgacgtgcGTTCAGCCAAGGCCCCCTTCGATTCGCGTACGTCGAACgtgagtacggctaaaaggtctcgtttaccaacagacGATTTTGCGCGATCGCGATTTCGTCAATTCGagtaccacaaaaaaaaaaaaaaaaaaaaaaaaaaaaaaaaacctcaaacgtttttgggcacaacaatctcaaaaaaaaaaaaaaaaactcctcgaAATTCTGTACAgactaaaaataattttaaaaaaaaaacctctatcAATAAAACTCCAAATTGTGATCTCGCCCAAGTCGAGTAGTTTTCCGATAGAGCAGAAGCACGGGAAATTCCGCAAGTTGCGTGGcaaagtttaaataaaagaaaagctACAGCAGAATCAAGCATTTGTGGCCACAACGATGACAAAAAGAAAACTCTGCAAACTCCTGCACGGATCACTTCTAGCAATGAACGTAACATTAACGACATCTCTGTTAGCAATAGACTGGGGGATAGGATCCTGTAAAAcctattcaaaaaaaaaaaagttatgccGCGACATGTGACAAAGCCGAGCTGGTCAGTTTGTGCCCCACTTTCAGTTCTGCAGGCCATAAATCACCGAGCTCATTATTTTGAGAAACAGGTTCCACTTCCTGTAGTGATCCTGTACGTAAAGAATGCcacaccgtctctctctctctcgaaagGAACCTCCGTTCCTGTTATTAATAATCCCTCACCTTCGTAGGACAGGAAGTAGGGCAAAGCAgaagctgtgaaaaaaaaaaacaagaccaTAAATAAACGTTTACAGGGAACTAAGACAAATTTATGGCCCCATATGTTTACATATCAGATGCCAGATttcactttcactctctctcaccttcagACCAGGTctaaattgtattatttaaaaaaaatatataaataaataaataaacccttcCCCTCAAGGGATCTGAAATGTGATCTTTCTGTTTCATTATCTAAAGACACACATACTGAGCTACAGCACTCCAAACCGGCACAGAGGAGTGGGCTGTTACGCATTACAGGTTAATCCCAGATCTCGAAGGTTTCTTCAGTTTGTGCTGCAGGAGAAACTCCAAAACATTCAAGTAGAGCCATTTCAAACCACTGACTGTCTAAAGAACCGTCCAGGAACCAGTCATTTCTTACAGGGCACGGAGGATATGGAAAAATCAGCAATTCTTCACGCTGATGTGAATTTCTTATAGGGTATTGAACTATGGTTTACATTTCATAACATTACGTTACATTACATAAAGTATTAATAGTACATGAAGTtgtgttaaagaaaaatgtttaaaattccTGACATTTATAATCTTGTATCTACGTGGATAAAGATTTTTAAAGGTAAAAGccaggggggggaaaaaaaaaaaatcgggaATGTTGGATGCACTTTAATTTATTCAAAAGCATTAAATTAAGCATTGAATTTAAAATCAAGGTTAATTATTAATCCTGGCCTCATAAATGTCATGcatgtcatgtgacaatgacttgtcaatatatatatatatatatatatatataaaaaaaatccttttttaaCTGCAAGAAGAaacgtttgtttttatttatttatttatttttgtgtatttctatCAATCAAGATCATACATGGATTTCAAaggaatatatattatatatacatatatacacatatattatacGTATTGTTCGATTAAAGTACGAGTAGTACAGTAATATGTGTacgaataatttttttttttgccttagatttctgtaaataataatcttatgcatgaattttttttattagatttttttttttttccaaatgtaTAAATCAAAACAATAATCACAAAATTATAAATTCGAATATTTGGACTGTtgggcacttttttttttctctccatttatTCAGAAACAATGAAGTcaattttgtgctttttcatCAAGATTCATTCCTAATATCCTGAAAATTGTCTCTTGGTGTGTTTGTGATTACGGTTTAAcgtaaagtgtaaaaaaaatttgagaaaaCTTTGTAATTTTCTTTACGTATTATGTGATTTCTAGAAATAATTCTCTTAaatataagtgtatatatatatatgtggataTTTTCAGTACTTAGTTTCATCATGTGATGtgtcaatgaaaaaaaaaaagctttatttcttttagatttgaatatttttgataaatacTGCATCATCAACCCTCGCCGGTGAACATAATAAACACGAGCCGGTGAAGCCGCTGTTTGCGTATCCCGTGTCGACGCTAGCATCCATTTAAAATGTCTCCAAACCCACACGAGATGAGGTGTAGCATCTGTTGCTCACCTCTGTTGATAAGATCGTTATTACTCGTTTTTGTGTCCTCGTCACGCTTAAACGCCCCGGGCCATCGTCCTCGAACACCCTTAGATCCGGCACTTATCAGTGCTGTCACTTTCTTCTGCACCGAGCTTCTCTGTGGTGACGATCCTCCATCATCCACAGCATCCAGAACGTCCCGTTTAATCTTCCTCAGCCTTCTCTTTATGCCCTCAGCCATTTTTACGCCACTTTCACGCAAAATAGAACGGACAGATCTACGTCGACCGCTCCGGGTTTTTGAATCGCCGAGTTACTCAACGTTTCAAGTCTTATCAGAGCTGTCGAGGCCAAAAGTCACAGCAATGAGCATATAAAATTGCAAACAGAAAGTGGCGTACGATTTACTCATCCCATAACCTGCACCAATAAACtctatttaatatttcataCAGAAATGACCTGTAGATTACTCATAGCGGCACTTTCCCCACTACCATTAGTCTCTCCGTGCACATTAGAGAcagatataaatgtatatatatatatatatattgtaaaatgttttctttttttttccccccaacagatttaaaccatttttatctgcccaagagcagaccatctgaagCAAAAACgtagtctccaagaaccccactGAGCATATACGCCAAGAAAAGGCCTTTTGGAATactgtgctctggacagatgaatcacaCATAGAGTTGTtcggccacagtaacagcagacacgTTTGGCGCTGGaaaaaagacagcttttcaggagaagcacctcataccaactgtgaagcacggtggtggaaacgttatggtttggggttgcttcgccgCCTCAGGGACCGGACAGCTTGccttcattgattcaactatgaattccgCATCATATCGAAGAGcgcttgaagataacgtgaggccACCTGTCCGAAAGTTGTTCCGAAAGTGGACTTttaaacaggataatgatcctaaacacacgagcaACTCCATCAATGAATGCCTCTCTATTTCAAGAAGAAACAGAGGGTTATGAAATGGCCGAGTCAAAgaccggatttgaatcccattgaaacgTTGTGGGgtgatttgaaacgggcagaacatgcaagaaaaccctcaaacatcttgcaactgacaGAATACTGCATGGAAGAGCGGTCAAACATTCCAGCGAGTCAGAAACTAGTGGAcaatttacattacaaaattCAAGAAGCTATTTCCGCTAAAGGAGGCCATACTGGCTTCTGAaaccaagggtgtacttactttttccacagaaggaTCTCACATCTATTGCAATTTCTGTTGAACAAATGATCGAAAaggctcattttccttgtggttttgttcaagtatatcagctTCATTTATAGGTACTGTTTCCAACATGATCacatgtttgcttgtccaaatatgtttaaaaaaaaaaaaaagccaacaatttccatggggtgtacttattattattatttttttttttacgtatgTGTGCATGTTAGAGTTCTACCTGATTGCCGGCCATCCGTGACGTCACGTGAGACAGCGCACGAGTTCTGCTCCGCATCCTTCCTCTGCGACTGGCGTTGTTTCAAGGGCAGCGGCGGCGCTTGCTCAGCCCTGACCTGAGGAACACTCCTTGCTTTAGGCTTGGGTTTGACCGTCGGTGCTCGTTTCGGTTTCTTTTTACCTCCGGTTTCATCAGCAGGACCTGCAGCAGGAGGCTGAGCATCATGGTGGTTAAACTTGCTGACTATCTCATGGACTTTcccattgtttttatttaacatgtccCTGTTCGTGCCGGCTGAGGTGTTTGCGTCAGGTTTCGAGGGGATTCGGGGTTTCTGTTTAAGCTCGGGTTTTGGGGGAGGTCGAGCGGCTTCCGGAGTCGACATGTTTGTACGAGCCAGCATGGATCCGGGACGGAAagtcactcaagggtttttcagCTTCATCCTGCAGGAAGAGGATGTTTCAGTGACGGatatgatgtttaaaaagacaACCAGAAACGTTCATGTTGTGAATTACTCATGCGTAAGAATCATtcgataaatataaatattttaatccaACAACTTTTCCCCACCCCAagtcaaaaaaataatattaaatcagTAGCATTGAAACGTTTGACATTGCAATCAAATTCCCAGATGAATAAAACCAAAATGCAGACATCCGCTTCCAGTCATAAATCCACCCATGTGCCATGCTATTGTTCCAGTAATAAAGTCATAAAATGCCCCAGGTCTCACTTTTATATATCCCCATTTTACTCTATAATAAACTTCACCTTCTCGACGACTGCACGTCTTTTTAATCTGCTTATACGAAGCGTCCACCGTTAAAGTCATAAAAATGAAGGAGCTGTCACTATGGAAACGATATCGCGTTAAAAACCGTATAAACCTGCGacttgcagctgcactactgttaGAAAATGAACgaaatcgacaccttctgaccaatcacaatccaggattcaacagcgctgtgctGAAAAGAACGCAGCACAAAGTAGCACGCGATCAACCTCGGGTTTTTCCTATCCTTCTCGTTATAATTTGCCgtaaaaaaaaacgtgaaaacTATACGTACGACGTGGTACCTTTCagccagggttgccaggtcttcGCAATATACTACCTGAATCTGAATACTAACAGTCACAAGTTGTGAATTTCCCTCTGAGATTAATGAATAAAGAGTTCGATCTATAGGAATATAATATGCATATGAATAACTAGCTCAGTAAAACGTACATCttgtattaaattattaaaaactaCAGCTATTTTTACTACACGTGCAAATAATTTATTGCCACTCACCCACTTGCTCTTCAAATTAGTTGGATAGTTGCCACATATCCGTGGATCGATTTACCGTGCGAGGCTGAGAATTTCAACCCAAATGCAAAATATGTcacataataaaatgttaaaacttCAGTacgcagacaaaaaaaaaaaacaacaacactggcCCAAAAGTGCGAGACCTGGCAACAACGACTTTCCGTTCGTCTGCTGTGACTTATACTTTATGATAAAgtcatcgccatcatcatcatcatcataaacagCATGCTGAGAGAAGAATTTTCCAGAAATCATCCAGAAGTTCACCGCAGGTTGTCTTACACTGACTCAGGTGCTTTAAAGAGACTAAAACCCTCTGTGTAAAGCCAAAGCCCTTATTTTTGGATTGGAAAAATCATAGCACATGACACGACGACACGGCGCACCGATATCCCCGTACACGACGTCTTGACATTTCCGACTCCCGTGCTCTTAAGACTTTCGAGAGGAAAATCCTGTTTAACCTTTCGTCTCGTACACCAGCAGTCCCGAGGCTTGCAGAGCTGAACTTTGGATCTGCTCCTGCTCTGCCTGACTCACTTCTCAAACACACTCGGCGAGTCTGACGGGTTCTCGTACATGCTCCGGAGTCACGCTTTCGTCCTGCGTGGACACGTACTTCTCAAAAGAACGTAAAAAAGaagtgttgttgtttgttttttttaaaagaaggaaTGCTTTACAACCTCCTTTCACCATAatccaccttcttcttcttcttcttcttctcgtcTTTCGCTTGGCATAATGATAAACCTGATTACACCTGAAACCACATCTATCACCACTTCCCGAACTGGTATTATTCTGAGACGTCGTACACAACCACTCCCTAATCCGTTTCTCCTAAAGCATTGCCAACTTTCAAGTCTTCCTGTTGTGGATCTTCTGATTACCTTCCATCGTAGAGAGGTTTATCCAACTCTACctaaatgtactgtaatatacagtagatCGCTCACAAGCTGCTGTCGTATATACACCATAGAGCTCACGTAcgaagctctgacactggagactccttccttaaacgtTCCATAGACATCTTCAAtgcttacagaaaacctcaccataccGACAGTTCCACGCGGGTTTCTTTGCgaatttttatcatttttttaacctacgtacgtatgtttattattagacaaCA
This is a stretch of genomic DNA from Ictalurus punctatus breed USDA103 chromosome 13, Coco_2.0, whole genome shotgun sequence. It encodes these proteins:
- the arhgef15b gene encoding rho guanine nucleotide exchange factor 15 isoform X3, which produces MLARTNMSTPEAARPPPKPELKQKPRIPSKPDANTSAGTNRDMLNKNNGKVHEIVSKFNHHDAQPPAAGPADETGGKKKPKRAPTVKPKPKARSVPQVRAEQAPPLPLKQRQSQRKDAEQNSCAVSRDVTDGRQSAPDGKEFEQQSARSSSDLEPRCEKSCTCVCHLQRPGMKLAWVRISEKEQEEEEVKQTDEDVVNEEESESDDDDDDDDEEEELDMFQSASSESDHSLNESQDANKTRFKATLSIIERQLRRKSDPGPKAVLQSINSLPQHPQLLTKTHSASEQENIYEATIDLIVPPRETIKNTSTTPEIHIQDKSPPAIPPRMPLDKTKGRCVPRRVPLSSGAFQIPKLPSVDLGSSERLQPIRAPPPPPTRCLSNLSLTCKGEDDQSCSGDAENKEQRRSTGLARQKSVDMEAHMPEDLLYQIYTETFISREIRRQTVCRSISKTSADYPMDHGPPRLSTGSGAGSEGLRSSPISTQRTLWQDQPMVLESGILNTITPEECKYQESMFEVLTSEVSYLRSLRVLTDHFMESRELSENLINRDKKTLFSNILRIREVSEKFLKDLENRLDESLLLTDICDIINYHAQHNFPAYIDYIRNQIYQEKTFSSLMQSNVGFATVIAQLQEAPICQRLPFTSFLLLPFQRITRIKILTENILKRTAVGTKQEEMASKALAAVSKIIDECNTQVGKMKQMEELIEINKTLEFDKLKAVPIISQTRFLEKRGELHELAKGATLFNIKPKFTPVYLFLFNDLLVVATKKGSERYVVIDHAHRSLVQVHAMGEQAMSVNLENCFCLTLLENHQGRMMERLFKAPSESDMHRWLAAFPNPEDPNREQEEVIYEDWDCPQVQCVEQYVATQADELNLDPPEIINVIRKTNEGWYEGIRLSDGQKGWFPVKNVLEITSEHMRRRNLRERYRVIQAAGAMTEKTRSGS
- the arhgef15b gene encoding rho guanine nucleotide exchange factor 15 isoform X2, which codes for MLARTNMSTPEAARPPPKPELKQKPRIPSKPDANTSAGTNRDMLNKNNGKVHEIVSKFNHHDAQPPAAGPADETGGKKKPKRAPTVKPKPKARSVPQVRAEQAPPLPLKQRQSQRKDAEQNSCAVSRDVTDGRQSEIAIDVRSFCGKTPDGKEFEQQSARSSSDLEPRCEKSCTCVCHLQRPGMKLAWVRISEKEQEEEEVKQTDEDVVNEEESESDDDDDDDDEEEELDMFQSASSESDHSLNESQDANKTRFKATLSIIERQLRRKSDPGPKAVLQSINSLPQHPQLLTKTHSASEQENIYEATIDLIVPPRETIKNTSTTPEIHIQDKSPPAIPPRMPLDKTKGRCVPRRVPLSSGAFQIPKLPSVDLGSSERLQPIRAPPPPPTRCLSNLSLTCKGEDDQSCSGDAENKEQRRSTGLARQKSVDMEAHMPEDLLYQIYTETFISREIRRQTVCRSISKTSADYPMDHGPPRLSTGSGAGSEGLRSSPISTQRTLWQDQPMVLESGILNTITPEECKYQESMFEVLTSEVSYLRSLRVLTDHFMESRELSENLINRDKKTLFSNILRIREVSEKFLKDLENRLDESLLLTDICDIINYHAQHNFPAYIDYIRNQIYQEKTFSSLMQSNVGFATVIAQLQEAPICQRLPFTSFLLLPFQRITRIKILTENILKRTAVGTKQEEMASKALAAVSKIIDECNTQVGKMKQMEELIEINKTLEFDKLKAVPIISQTRFLEKRGELHELAKGATLFNIKPKFTPVYLFLFNDLLVVATKKGSERYVVIDHAHRSLVQVHAMGEQAMSVNLENCFCLTLLENHQGRMMERLFKAPSESDMHRWLAAFPNPEDPNREQEEVIYEDWDCPQVQCVEQYVATQADELNLDPPEIINVIRKTNEGWYEGIRLSDGQKGWFPVKNVLEITSEHMRRRNLRERYRVIQAAGAMTEKTRSGS